Proteins from a genomic interval of Pseudoruegeria sp. SHC-113:
- a CDS encoding ABC transporter ATP-binding protein — translation MGAIELKAVEKWFGELQVIKGVDLQIDDGEFIIFVGPSGCGKSTLLRMIGGLEETSRGGILIDGTDVTSHSPSKRGLSMVFQSYALYPHMTVGENMGFSLKTAGAPKSEIEEKVGHAARILKLEPFLERRPKALSGGQRQRVAIGRSIVRDPTAFLFDEPLSNLDAALRVEMRYEIAKLHQSLKSTMIYVTHDQVEAMTLADRIVVLDGGKIAQVGSPRELYENPANLFVAQFIGSPKMNVMPCTTSGDAFQLEGGRGGAFPGGGVAVSVGVRPEHITLGASGTGACDGVVDVLEYLGADTFVIIDAGPLGQITVRVTGDSVLAPGEPVGLTFDPERLHFFDADGLAVSQ, via the coding sequence ATGGGCGCGATCGAGCTTAAGGCCGTCGAGAAATGGTTCGGCGAATTGCAGGTCATCAAAGGGGTCGATCTGCAGATCGACGACGGGGAGTTCATTATCTTCGTCGGCCCCTCGGGCTGCGGAAAATCCACGCTTCTGCGGATGATCGGCGGGCTGGAGGAAACCAGCCGGGGCGGCATCCTGATCGACGGCACGGATGTGACCTCGCATTCGCCCAGCAAGCGCGGGCTGTCGATGGTGTTCCAGTCCTACGCGCTTTATCCGCATATGACGGTGGGCGAGAACATGGGGTTTTCGCTGAAAACCGCTGGCGCGCCCAAGTCCGAGATCGAGGAGAAGGTCGGCCATGCGGCGCGGATCCTGAAGCTTGAGCCCTTCCTTGAGCGCCGCCCCAAGGCGCTTTCGGGTGGGCAGCGGCAGCGGGTGGCCATTGGGCGCTCCATCGTGCGCGATCCCACGGCCTTCCTGTTCGATGAGCCGCTGTCCAACCTCGATGCAGCCTTGCGGGTGGAGATGCGCTACGAGATCGCCAAGCTGCACCAGTCGCTGAAATCCACGATGATCTACGTGACCCACGATCAGGTGGAGGCGATGACTTTGGCCGACCGCATCGTGGTGCTGGACGGCGGCAAGATCGCGCAGGTGGGCAGCCCGCGAGAGCTGTATGAAAACCCGGCGAACCTCTTCGTTGCGCAGTTCATCGGCTCGCCCAAGATGAACGTGATGCCCTGCACCACGTCGGGCGATGCCTTCCAGCTGGAAGGCGGGCGCGGAGGGGCGTTCCCCGGCGGCGGCGTGGCTGTATCGGTTGGCGTGCGGCCGGAGCACATCACGCTTGGCGCATCCGGCACCGGGGCCTGCGATGGCGTGGTGGACGTGCTGGAATATCTCGGTGCGGATACCTTCGTGATCATCGACGCAGGCCCGCTGGGCCAGATCACGGTGCGGGTGACGGGCGACAGCGTACTTGCACCGGGGGAGCCGGTGGGGCTGACGTTTGATCCTGAGCGGTTGCATTTCTTCGATGCAGATGGGCTGGCGGTGTCTCAATAG
- a CDS encoding MGH1-like glycoside hydrolase domain-containing protein has protein sequence MTDNFRNGLGNWPERQDEMTVQLDQQARDIMTGNDRGGYTVPTSGLYPYQWNWDSMFAAWGFATFDRARAWAEVDTLLASQWENGMVPHIIFHREVPEYFPGPEVWGRERSPATSGISQPPVAATLIRWIYEADTAEGEAHLRAVYPKLLDWHRWFMAHRCERGMIVVTHPWESGRDNAADWDAAMANVDGSGVGEYTRRDTSHVDGSMRPTKEQYDRYLAMVYFGRNCHWDEAVIRESSPFRVADPGMSFIFLRACRDLAALGAALGEDTSEIEDWIAVLEAGAANHWNPLGGYYDSVDIRTGEFCGALSSGAFLCWYAGIGGDAMLPSLERIMQAVRYPVPSLDPADPRFDAPRYWRGPMWGMFNALTARGLAEAGHREIAKDLRARTAECIAQNGFYEYFNPVTGAPAGGGLFTWTAAIWLTWASPTAEGRA, from the coding sequence ATGACAGACAATTTCAGAAACGGGCTGGGGAACTGGCCGGAAAGACAGGACGAGATGACGGTGCAACTGGATCAGCAGGCCCGCGACATCATGACGGGAAACGATCGCGGCGGCTATACCGTGCCCACGAGTGGGCTTTACCCCTACCAGTGGAACTGGGACAGCATGTTCGCCGCGTGGGGCTTTGCCACCTTTGACCGCGCCCGCGCCTGGGCCGAGGTGGATACGCTTCTGGCCAGCCAGTGGGAAAACGGCATGGTGCCCCACATCATCTTCCACCGCGAGGTGCCGGAGTATTTCCCGGGGCCGGAGGTCTGGGGGCGCGAGCGCAGCCCGGCCACTTCGGGCATCAGCCAGCCGCCGGTGGCCGCGACGCTGATCCGCTGGATCTATGAGGCCGACACGGCGGAAGGCGAGGCACATCTGCGCGCTGTCTATCCGAAGCTTCTGGACTGGCATCGCTGGTTCATGGCCCACCGCTGCGAGCGGGGCATGATCGTTGTCACCCATCCGTGGGAAAGCGGGCGCGACAATGCCGCCGATTGGGACGCGGCCATGGCCAATGTGGATGGCTCCGGCGTGGGCGAGTACACCCGCCGCGACACATCGCACGTGGATGGCTCCATGCGCCCCACCAAGGAGCAATACGATCGCTACCTGGCGATGGTCTATTTCGGGCGGAATTGTCATTGGGATGAGGCGGTTATCCGCGAAAGCTCACCCTTCCGCGTGGCCGATCCGGGGATGAGCTTCATCTTCCTGCGCGCCTGCCGCGATCTGGCGGCTCTGGGCGCGGCGCTAGGCGAGGACACCTCTGAGATTGAAGATTGGATCGCCGTGCTGGAGGCGGGCGCGGCCAACCACTGGAACCCGCTAGGCGGCTATTATGACTCGGTCGACATCCGCACAGGTGAGTTCTGCGGCGCGCTCAGTTCCGGGGCCTTCCTGTGCTGGTACGCTGGCATTGGCGGCGATGCGATGCTGCCCTCTCTGGAGCGGATCATGCAGGCCGTGCGCTACCCGGTGCCGAGCCTTGATCCGGCCGATCCGCGCTTTGACGCGCCGCGCTACTGGCGCGGGCCGATGTGGGGGATGTTCAACGCTCTCACGGCGCGCGGGCTGGCGGAAGCGGGCCACAGGGAAATCGCAAAGGATCTGCGCGCCCGCACGGCGGAGTGCATCGCGCAGAACGGCTTCTACGAATATTTCAACCCGGTGACAGGCGCCCCGGCAGGCGGCGGGCTTTTCACCTGGACAGCAGCAATCTGGCTGACATGGGCCTCGCCCACAGCCGAAGGGAGGGCGTGA